The Crocosphaera subtropica ATCC 51142 genome includes a window with the following:
- a CDS encoding phospholipase D-like domain-containing protein has translation MIINILLFLIIIILVSLYLQGYFQPDKNYRFKNFPTSDLECFGLTVANFSDSFIVSGKIINFWVGANEIFSARLNAIEKAKNFIQLETYIMTPGNRADQFAEAIIKKARTGVKVQLVVDNYGVKSMPDSYWKNFKKEDIEVRKFNQFQWRNPLKNLRRNHRKLLIIDNEIALIGGAGISDRWDGWSEIGDQEPWLDYEIAIEGNILTRLSGFFWQHWLDSRGVIDFLNIPSQQKQDNLPKILVTANDYPSYKDSSIRGLFQTLILGSTQRLWIASPYFLPNSNSCRMLRDAKARGVDVKILTMGEHCDKGFVRKVTRERYDKLFKGEIPIHEYQPSMIHAKIILVDEDWICLGSANFDPRSFFQNDELNLSIKNRDFADRVEQFFIKAFEKSHLITIEDWHKRPFGDRLIGSFWSLFYWQL, from the coding sequence ATGATCATTAATATTTTATTGTTTCTCATTATCATTATTTTAGTTAGTCTATATTTACAAGGCTATTTTCAGCCAGATAAAAATTATCGCTTTAAAAATTTTCCTACATCAGATTTAGAGTGTTTTGGATTGACTGTTGCTAATTTTTCTGATTCATTTATTGTTTCAGGGAAGATTATTAATTTTTGGGTAGGGGCTAACGAAATTTTCTCAGCCAGACTAAATGCCATCGAAAAAGCTAAAAATTTTATCCAGCTTGAAACCTATATTATGACCCCAGGAAATCGGGCTGATCAATTTGCTGAAGCCATCATAAAGAAAGCAAGAACTGGGGTAAAAGTTCAATTAGTGGTGGATAATTATGGGGTTAAATCTATGCCAGACTCTTATTGGAAAAATTTTAAAAAAGAAGACATAGAAGTTCGGAAATTCAATCAGTTTCAATGGCGAAATCCTCTAAAAAATTTAAGACGAAATCACCGTAAACTCTTAATTATTGATAATGAAATTGCCTTAATTGGAGGTGCAGGAATTTCTGATCGTTGGGATGGTTGGTCAGAAATTGGAGATCAAGAACCCTGGCTAGATTATGAAATTGCTATAGAAGGAAACATTTTAACAAGACTGTCTGGGTTTTTTTGGCAACATTGGTTAGATAGCAGAGGGGTGATTGATTTTCTTAATATTCCCTCCCAACAAAAACAAGATAACTTACCCAAAATTTTAGTTACCGCTAATGATTATCCCAGTTATAAAGATTCATCGATTCGTGGTCTTTTCCAAACCTTAATTTTAGGGTCAACTCAACGACTTTGGATCGCCAGTCCTTACTTTTTACCGAATTCTAATTCCTGTCGAATGTTACGGGATGCCAAAGCAAGGGGAGTGGATGTAAAAATTCTCACCATGGGAGAACATTGTGATAAAGGTTTTGTGCGTAAAGTGACCCGTGAACGTTATGATAAATTATTCAAGGGGGAAATACCCATTCATGAATATCAACCCAGTATGATTCATGCCAAAATCATTTTAGTAGATGAGGATTGGATTTGTTTAGGAAGTGCTAATTTTGATCCCCGTAGCTTTTTTCAAAACGATGAATTAAACTTGTCTATTAAAAATCGTGACTTTGCTGATCGAGTTGAACAATTTTTTATTAAAGCCTTTGAAAAAAGTCATCTTATTACCATAGAAGACTGGCACAAAAGACCTTTTGGTGATCGCTTAATTGGTTCTTTCTGGTCATTATTTTATTGGCAGCTATAA
- a CDS encoding SpoIID/LytB domain-containing protein, producing the protein MTAKNKVNTQRKIVQTVWLTLGRYGGFIALIWLILCLPVQAAKELRIAVKKGVSAVQVGSSTPAIVRDAGGRPIGNLAALDGFTVKPRGSGVNLNQWNSSYLIIEPKDDGVVWIGDRWYRGKVRVIRQGSGVTALNLVDIEEYLYSVVGAEAYPTWPQEALKSQAVVARTYALYKASTASNRYYDLDTTTNTQVYKGLETEFVTTHDAVKATLGQVLTYNGKVILSAFHSSSGGHTENVEDVWSSPLPYLRGVVDYDQTAPVFQWSRSFSAWEMGRLIGGVGSVRSLVPEKTTPHGRIITLKVVGSAGSRRITDDQLRKALKLKSTLFTVSNNNGTFTIEGRGYGHGIGLSQWGTHYLAEQGIPYHQILSHYYKNARLTSLN; encoded by the coding sequence ATGACAGCGAAGAATAAAGTCAACACTCAAAGGAAAATAGTGCAAACAGTTTGGCTAACTTTGGGACGATATGGTGGATTCATTGCATTAATTTGGCTTATTCTCTGTTTACCGGTACAAGCAGCCAAAGAACTGCGGATTGCTGTTAAAAAAGGCGTGAGTGCGGTACAGGTGGGTAGTTCAACCCCTGCTATTGTTAGGGATGCTGGAGGGCGGCCTATTGGAAATTTAGCTGCACTGGATGGCTTTACAGTGAAACCTAGAGGCAGTGGTGTTAACCTCAATCAATGGAACTCTAGTTATTTGATCATCGAACCTAAAGATGATGGCGTGGTTTGGATCGGCGATCGCTGGTACCGAGGAAAAGTTCGAGTGATTCGTCAAGGAAGCGGTGTAACTGCCCTCAATTTAGTGGATATAGAAGAATATTTATATAGTGTTGTCGGGGCCGAAGCCTATCCCACCTGGCCCCAAGAAGCCTTAAAGTCTCAAGCAGTGGTAGCCAGGACTTATGCCCTCTACAAAGCGTCTACGGCTAGTAACCGTTATTATGACCTGGACACCACCACCAACACCCAGGTGTATAAGGGGTTAGAAACAGAATTTGTCACCACCCACGACGCAGTTAAAGCTACGTTAGGACAAGTTTTGACCTATAACGGTAAAGTGATTTTATCCGCCTTTCATTCCTCTTCTGGGGGTCATACCGAAAACGTTGAGGACGTTTGGAGTTCTCCTTTACCCTATTTACGGGGTGTAGTAGATTACGATCAGACAGCCCCTGTGTTTCAATGGAGTCGGTCTTTTAGTGCCTGGGAAATGGGTCGTCTTATTGGTGGTGTAGGTTCCGTGCGATCGCTGGTTCCGGAAAAAACCACCCCTCACGGACGGATTATTACGTTGAAAGTGGTGGGGAGTGCCGGATCTCGTCGTATTACCGATGATCAACTCCGCAAGGCATTAAAGCTCAAAAGTACCCTCTTTACCGTATCCAATAATAACGGAACCTTTACCATTGAAGGGAGAGGTTATGGTCATGGTATCGGTTTAAGTCAATGGGGAACCCATTATTTAGCTGAACAAGGGATTCCCTATCATCAAATTTTGAGCCATTATTATAAAAATGCTCGTTTAACCAGTTTAAATTAG
- a CDS encoding ISL3 family transposase codes for MPSNSQLNLMTNILQLEGFTVMDYQLIKGMGIVLSLEKVDKKTTCIYCGSVTRKLHQNNELTIRDLSWGEQDVYLKINRRQMRCEKCQKKFTEELKDIKKKRTYTERLKKKIVAEVLNGDIKNVAQRNGVSEQEIETMLKDIGQELGKKKPQKLRRLGIDEIAVVKGQGKYYVVLVDLDKGVIIGLIEKRTEEEVSKYLEAWGEEVLRQIVEVSIDFWQPYKKVAKKLMPQAEIVADRFHVMKQVTDELDAQRKKSKREAIALKDSPEKKQLLSGLNKSKYALLKNEEDLSDQQKEKLEEIYKTVPILSKMHLLKEKFRKVFDENIDWISGLFELADWCAEAHTVYPKSFGTIRRWMGEIIAYFDERTNSGVVEGINNKLKLIKRRGYGFRNFDNFKLRSFLTWHFSG; via the coding sequence ATGCCGTCAAATTCTCAACTAAACTTAATGACAAATATTCTTCAATTAGAAGGATTTACTGTTATGGATTATCAGTTAATCAAGGGAATGGGAATAGTTTTGTCATTAGAGAAAGTAGATAAAAAAACAACTTGTATATACTGTGGTTCTGTCACTAGAAAACTACATCAAAATAATGAACTAACTATCAGAGATTTATCTTGGGGAGAGCAAGATGTTTACCTCAAAATAAATCGTCGTCAAATGAGATGTGAAAAATGTCAAAAGAAATTCACAGAAGAATTGAAAGATATCAAGAAAAAGAGAACTTACACCGAAAGATTGAAGAAGAAAATTGTCGCAGAAGTTTTAAATGGCGATATTAAAAACGTAGCACAAAGAAATGGAGTAAGTGAACAAGAGATAGAAACGATGCTAAAGGATATAGGTCAAGAATTAGGGAAGAAGAAACCACAGAAATTAAGACGATTAGGCATAGATGAGATTGCTGTAGTTAAAGGACAAGGAAAGTATTATGTAGTTTTAGTAGATTTGGATAAAGGAGTGATTATAGGACTGATAGAAAAACGAACAGAAGAGGAAGTCTCAAAATATCTAGAAGCTTGGGGAGAAGAGGTTTTAAGACAGATAGTTGAAGTTAGTATAGACTTTTGGCAACCTTATAAAAAAGTGGCTAAAAAATTAATGCCACAAGCCGAAATAGTGGCTGATAGATTCCATGTAATGAAGCAAGTTACCGATGAGTTAGATGCTCAAAGAAAAAAGTCAAAAAGAGAAGCAATTGCTTTAAAGGATTCTCCAGAAAAAAAACAATTACTTTCAGGATTAAATAAGAGTAAATATGCTTTACTTAAAAATGAAGAAGATTTAAGCGACCAACAAAAAGAGAAATTAGAAGAAATCTATAAAACTGTACCTATTCTTTCAAAGATGCACCTTCTAAAAGAGAAATTTAGAAAGGTTTTTGATGAAAATATTGATTGGATATCAGGACTGTTTGAACTAGCGGATTGGTGTGCAGAGGCTCATACAGTTTATCCTAAAAGCTTCGGAACCATTAGACGTTGGATGGGAGAAATCATTGCTTACTTTGACGAGAGAACAAATAGCGGTGTTGTGGAGGGAATTAATAACAAATTAAAGCTGATTAAAAGAAGAGGTTATGGTTTTAGAAATTTTGATAATTTTAAACTTAGAAGTTTCCTAACTTGGCATTTTAGTGGTTAA
- a CDS encoding flavohemoglobin expression-modulating QEGLA motif protein has translation MDSQVSDGEKDRIRQIASLLYEASRPIRILKTIAWSAEVKEEFFANKAQELPKVTYTPIDPTITLEAVREARRSIVPISPIDLWLERQANSLELAARMLSPSVVGDNAFFEYSRQLYGEPTTPLRYCPITPLELSQSICDTIDQLAHIEMDIATPEYHTAEEVAGDIERAVQKHFGEDAPKVELVDKLSANALATASTIKIRREACFTDRDASQLLNHEAYIHVTTSLNGKAQTDLPILAAGHPGTTRTQEGLAVYAEIVSGSMELDRLRRLADRVFAIQMAVEGADFLEVYRYFLERVGNPDQAFENARRVFRGGDIKGGAPFTKDVVYLFGLLGVSSAIRTFFAAGRSDCLALLFCGKLDFMDIPALCELYEIGLCQAPRHLPPWVRDPRYLLSLLTYSIFMNKIEMEPLVAVANKLLESAPVVKLFRD, from the coding sequence ATGGATAGTCAAGTTAGCGATGGCGAAAAAGACCGAATTCGCCAGATAGCCAGTTTGTTATATGAAGCCAGTCGTCCGATTCGCATTTTAAAAACCATTGCGTGGTCGGCTGAAGTTAAAGAAGAGTTTTTTGCCAACAAAGCCCAAGAGCTTCCCAAAGTCACTTATACTCCCATCGATCCCACCATTACCCTCGAAGCGGTGCGAGAAGCACGTCGTTCAATTGTACCCATTTCTCCTATTGATCTCTGGCTAGAACGGCAAGCGAATAGCCTCGAACTGGCTGCAAGGATGCTTTCCCCCTCAGTGGTCGGTGATAATGCTTTTTTTGAATATTCCCGACAGCTTTATGGAGAACCGACTACTCCCCTGCGCTACTGTCCTATAACGCCCTTAGAACTGTCCCAGAGCATCTGCGATACCATCGATCAACTGGCACATATCGAGATGGATATCGCCACTCCAGAGTATCACACAGCTGAAGAAGTCGCTGGAGACATTGAACGTGCCGTGCAGAAGCATTTTGGTGAGGATGCTCCCAAAGTGGAATTGGTCGATAAGCTTTCTGCTAATGCTCTAGCAACGGCGAGTACCATTAAAATCCGCCGTGAAGCTTGCTTTACCGACCGAGATGCCAGCCAACTTTTAAATCACGAAGCCTACATTCATGTTACCACCTCCCTCAATGGGAAGGCACAGACTGACTTACCCATCTTAGCTGCAGGACATCCTGGTACGACGCGAACCCAGGAGGGACTAGCGGTTTATGCCGAAATTGTCAGTGGTTCGATGGAATTAGATCGACTGCGACGGCTGGCAGATCGAGTGTTTGCCATCCAGATGGCCGTTGAAGGAGCAGATTTTCTAGAAGTCTATCGTTATTTCCTAGAACGGGTTGGCAACCCTGATCAAGCGTTTGAGAATGCGAGGCGAGTGTTTCGGGGTGGTGACATTAAAGGTGGCGCACCTTTCACGAAAGATGTGGTTTATTTGTTCGGACTCTTAGGGGTTAGTAGTGCCATTCGTACCTTCTTTGCGGCTGGACGCTCTGACTGTTTGGCGTTACTCTTCTGCGGTAAGTTAGATTTTATGGACATTCCCGCCCTCTGCGAACTCTACGAGATAGGACTGTGTCAGGCCCCTCGCCATCTGCCTCCTTGGGTGAGGGACCCCCGCTATTTGCTATCGCTGCTCACTTATTCTATTTTTATGAACAAGATCGAGATGGAACCGTTGGTCGCTGTTGCCAACAAGCTTCTCGAGAGTGCGCCAGTGGTCAAGTTATTTAGGGACTAA
- a CDS encoding DUF2092 domain-containing protein, with product MNNIDRLLTFLIGLGLSLPTVLPVLAQTSPPAPENLKTTEALLSQVCDFLKAQPAFTVETDVTYDNVLESGEKVQYSGYQELWVSKPDRMRSDYTGDERITRFYYDGQSFSLFTPPLDVYATKEAPANLDDVVEQIAQRYGITIPMSNLLLSNPCGAIATEIENAVFVGNNLVNRQETYHILLKGEERDIQLWISKTEPPLILKGIINYKTLPSSPQYTALFSNWNFNPSLTDDIFRFVPPQDAVGIEILPSQSNEE from the coding sequence ATGAACAACATTGACCGATTGTTGACTTTTTTAATAGGATTGGGACTTTCTCTTCCCACTGTATTGCCTGTGTTGGCGCAAACTTCCCCCCCTGCTCCGGAAAACTTGAAAACAACAGAAGCGTTACTGAGTCAAGTGTGTGACTTCCTTAAAGCTCAACCAGCTTTTACGGTTGAAACCGATGTTACCTACGATAATGTACTTGAATCAGGGGAAAAAGTTCAATACAGTGGTTATCAAGAACTATGGGTAAGCAAACCAGATAGAATGCGCTCTGATTATACGGGAGATGAACGGATTACCCGTTTTTACTACGATGGTCAATCTTTTAGCCTGTTTACCCCTCCGTTAGATGTTTATGCCACCAAAGAAGCCCCTGCTAATCTTGATGATGTGGTAGAACAGATTGCACAAAGGTATGGAATTACCATTCCTATGTCTAACCTATTATTGAGTAATCCCTGTGGGGCGATCGCAACGGAAATAGAAAACGCTGTCTTTGTGGGAAATAATCTGGTTAATCGTCAAGAAACTTATCATATTCTGCTAAAAGGAGAAGAAAGAGATATACAGTTGTGGATTAGTAAAACTGAACCACCTTTAATTCTTAAAGGTATCATTAACTACAAGACCTTACCCAGTTCGCCTCAATATACCGCTCTGTTTTCTAATTGGAACTTTAACCCCAGTTTAACAGATGACATTTTTCGGTTTGTCCCCCCTCAAGATGCTGTCGGTATCGAGATTTTACCCTCACAGTCCAATGAAGAATAA
- a CDS encoding DUF6515 family protein, with protein sequence MKLISSRFSLFFLTLLLCISLLPLESAFAQRGRGRGGFRGSGGGGASPRINRSTSLQNRGSFNSSGRTRQGNRDQFQQDRQANRDQFQQNRQGNQQERQGNRDQFQQNRQGNQQERQSNRQENQQNRQNTIQENQQNRQNFIDDNYNGDRWYGGGWYGRGYYAPPGWGAWTAAVGLAAGVAIGATVDSPPPYYSTVYVDNTPYIYSDGVYLQPQGNSYVVVAPPVDAVVSYLPDGCTSTQMNGTQYFDCSGIYYQMVYQNGTTVYQVVEF encoded by the coding sequence ATGAAGCTGATATCAAGTCGTTTTTCCCTATTTTTTCTAACTTTATTGTTGTGTATAAGTCTATTACCCCTAGAAAGTGCTTTCGCTCAACGAGGTAGGGGAAGAGGTGGCTTTCGGGGTTCAGGTGGCGGTGGTGCATCTCCACGCATCAATCGTAGTACCAGCTTGCAAAATCGAGGGAGTTTTAATTCCTCTGGACGAACTCGACAAGGTAATCGAGATCAATTTCAACAAGATCGTCAAGCCAACCGAGATCAATTTCAACAAAATCGTCAAGGGAATCAACAAGAGCGTCAGGGTAATCGAGATCAATTTCAACAAAATCGTCAAGGGAATCAACAAGAGCGTCAGAGTAATCGACAAGAAAATCAACAAAACCGACAAAATACTATCCAAGAAAACCAACAAAATCGGCAAAACTTTATTGATGATAATTATAATGGCGATCGCTGGTATGGTGGCGGTTGGTACGGAAGAGGTTATTATGCACCGCCGGGATGGGGAGCTTGGACGGCAGCCGTTGGATTAGCAGCCGGAGTGGCGATCGGTGCAACGGTTGATTCTCCTCCCCCTTACTACAGCACAGTATATGTAGATAACACTCCTTATATTTACTCGGACGGCGTTTATCTTCAACCGCAAGGAAATTCCTATGTTGTTGTGGCACCGCCGGTTGATGCAGTGGTTTCATACTTACCTGACGGATGTACGTCGACTCAAATGAATGGTACTCAATATTTTGATTGTAGTGGTATTTATTATCAAATGGTTTATCAAAATGGGACGACAGTTTATCAAGTTGTAGAATTTTAA
- a CDS encoding alpha/beta hydrolase — protein sequence MQLSRLRVSLRSLTLSILGILATSLPVTAAEKLYLSYGPLMLSLRVESLELFAKDGTINQDLGFYLDRATPAQQDQFRQALTKRVDLSPVMLSRFFNSKLGEDILYRFGKGITILGGRNGKYALRGAIVQAAFDLEEGLTLLNVLRKFSTDVQFQGELLLGLVQEVDKVVKGTEAFTEAMATLSKAEAALETPVDFAQLPNIQKAGNLGFTKQILNLTDSQRNRSFYVIVYKPQQWREGKTPVVIISHGLASNPESFEDLAQYLASYGFVVAMPQHPGSDTQQAKALLEGYSREVFDLQEFINRPQDISYVIDELERRNQVEFGGRLDLENVGVGGHSFGGYTALAVAGATIDFDYLQKICDRLYGGLNTSLLLQCRALDLPRENYNFRDPRVKAVIGANPVNSGIFGQKGLSEIQIPILLISGNYDPATPAVFEQLRSFIWLTTPDKSLVLAEGQAHVDFSELDGGISKVLDSVPDLTLPEPSLLKGYLQPTVLSFFEVHIANNEEYKPYLSSAYFAYLSANEDFQVYRISPASEPDLMKKILDFREQYGVVAP from the coding sequence ATGCAACTATCAAGACTCAGAGTTTCACTTCGTTCCCTAACCTTGAGCATTCTTGGTATTTTAGCGACTTCCCTTCCCGTTACAGCAGCAGAGAAACTTTATCTTTCCTATGGCCCTCTAATGCTATCTTTACGGGTAGAGTCTCTAGAACTCTTTGCCAAAGATGGCACGATTAATCAGGATTTAGGATTTTATTTAGATAGGGCTACCCCAGCACAACAAGACCAGTTTCGGCAAGCTTTGACTAAACGGGTTGATCTTAGTCCTGTCATGTTATCTCGATTTTTTAATAGTAAACTCGGAGAGGATATTCTCTATCGTTTTGGCAAAGGAATAACCATTTTGGGTGGACGTAATGGCAAATATGCCTTACGAGGGGCAATTGTTCAAGCGGCTTTCGACCTTGAAGAAGGATTGACCTTGCTGAATGTTTTGCGTAAATTTTCCACAGATGTTCAATTTCAAGGAGAACTACTCCTTGGCCTTGTCCAAGAAGTAGACAAGGTGGTTAAAGGAACAGAAGCATTTACCGAAGCGATGGCAACATTATCCAAAGCCGAAGCAGCCTTAGAAACCCCAGTTGATTTTGCTCAACTACCGAATATTCAAAAAGCGGGAAATTTAGGCTTCACTAAGCAAATTCTTAACTTAACCGATAGTCAGCGTAACCGAAGTTTCTATGTTATTGTCTATAAACCGCAACAGTGGCGAGAAGGTAAAACCCCCGTTGTGATTATTTCTCACGGTTTAGCCTCTAACCCAGAGAGTTTTGAAGATTTAGCCCAATATTTAGCTTCCTATGGGTTTGTGGTAGCGATGCCTCAACATCCTGGCAGTGATACGCAACAAGCCAAGGCGTTATTAGAAGGTTATTCTAGAGAAGTCTTTGATTTACAAGAATTTATCAATCGTCCCCAGGATATTAGCTATGTAATTGATGAATTAGAACGACGCAATCAAGTTGAGTTTGGGGGACGCTTGGATCTCGAAAATGTGGGGGTTGGCGGACACTCGTTCGGGGGATATACTGCGTTGGCAGTTGCGGGTGCGACTATCGATTTTGATTATTTACAAAAAATTTGCGATCGCCTTTATGGCGGGTTAAATACTTCCTTATTACTGCAATGTCGGGCCTTAGACCTTCCCCGTGAAAACTATAACTTTCGAGATCCCAGAGTTAAGGCAGTTATTGGGGCAAATCCTGTTAATAGTGGCATTTTTGGACAAAAAGGACTGAGTGAGATTCAAATCCCTATTTTGCTGATTAGTGGTAACTATGATCCAGCGACTCCGGCGGTGTTTGAGCAATTACGGTCGTTTATTTGGTTAACCACCCCAGATAAATCCCTAGTTTTGGCCGAAGGACAAGCCCACGTTGACTTTTCGGAACTCGATGGCGGCATTTCTAAAGTTCTCGATTCTGTGCCTGATTTAACCTTACCTGAACCCAGTTTGCTCAAAGGCTATCTTCAGCCGACGGTACTTTCTTTTTTTGAAGTTCATATTGCCAATAACGAGGAGTATAAACCCTATTTAAGTTCTGCTTATTTTGCCTATCTCAGTGCCAATGAAGATTTCCAAGTCTATCGGATTAGTCCCGCTTCTGAACCTGATTTAATGAAAAAAATTCTGGATTTTAGGGAACAATACGGCGTAGTTGCTCCTTAA
- a CDS encoding efflux RND transporter permease subunit, producing the protein MLLSLSSTFIKRPVLATVCSLVIILAGAITLPLLPVGKLPQLAPTQVKVTSIFIWLVF; encoded by the coding sequence ATGCTTCTAAGTCTTTCTAGCACTTTTATTAAGCGTCCCGTTTTAGCGACGGTTTGCTCTTTAGTGATTATTTTAGCAGGAGCGATCACCCTTCCTTTACTCCCCGTAGGAAAATTACCCCAACTTGCCCCCACTCAGGTAAAAGTGACTTCAATTTTTATTTGGTTGGTTTTTTAG
- a CDS encoding efflux RND transporter permease subunit produces the protein MEKLTRIKPLIMLIFIGGLVATVLMFSIVPTGFIPEEDQGYFFIIGNSPSNSSLNYTRKQVEDINQILKDVPEMESYLGIAGNSFEGNSYNKYLFFGRLKPWEERPNSNQSVFALLRKLNADLKAKMTGSRAVAVNAPAVDGLSATGGLEFQLQNRGGLPMDTMITVAQKYMEALNQRKELQNIFTQFTFDTDQQEISLDRDKINALNIDVGEVLQTLQTYIGSNYINDFVFSNRQYRVYAQVAPEHRANPSDISRFYVKSRNGSLIQLSNVVAIQEINYPPTLTHYNVYPSIKIQAAPASGYSSGQAIKAMEAVAKETLPNGFGYEWTGSALEELSAENSTILIFALGFVLVFLVLAAQYESYIDPTIIMLTVPLSTLGALFAIWFRANLLQVGGFWPIISNDIFAQVGLLMLIGMASKNAILIVETANQFRDLGMNVTKAAVEAAKSRFRPIMMTSLSGIVGYIPLMTAAGAGALSRWSIGTVSFGGYLIATILSLAIAPILYIVIKTFEDKILS, from the coding sequence CTGGAAAAATTAACCAGGATTAAACCCTTAATCATGTTGATCTTTATCGGGGGTTTAGTCGCCACCGTATTAATGTTTAGTATTGTCCCCACAGGTTTTATTCCTGAAGAAGATCAGGGATATTTTTTTATTATTGGGAATTCTCCTTCTAATAGCTCTTTAAATTATACTCGCAAGCAAGTAGAAGACATCAATCAAATCTTAAAAGACGTTCCAGAGATGGAATCTTATTTAGGCATTGCTGGCAATAGTTTTGAAGGGAATAGTTACAACAAATATCTCTTCTTTGGTCGTCTTAAACCTTGGGAAGAACGTCCCAATTCCAATCAATCTGTTTTTGCTCTTTTAAGAAAGCTGAATGCTGACCTCAAAGCGAAGATGACGGGTTCTAGAGCGGTTGCTGTCAATGCCCCGGCAGTAGATGGTTTAAGTGCAACGGGAGGGCTAGAATTTCAATTACAAAATCGTGGCGGTTTGCCGATGGATACCATGATTACCGTAGCCCAAAAATACATGGAAGCGTTGAATCAACGGAAAGAACTGCAAAATATCTTTACTCAATTTACGTTTGATACCGATCAACAGGAAATTTCTTTAGATCGAGACAAAATTAATGCGTTGAATATCGACGTTGGGGAAGTCTTACAAACCCTACAAACCTATATTGGCTCAAACTATATCAATGATTTTGTGTTTAGTAACCGTCAATATCGGGTCTATGCTCAAGTTGCTCCCGAACATCGTGCTAATCCCTCAGACATTAGCCGTTTTTACGTTAAATCCCGTAATGGTAGCCTAATTCAGTTAAGTAACGTAGTGGCGATACAGGAGATTAATTATCCCCCTACCCTTACCCACTACAATGTCTATCCTTCGATTAAAATTCAAGCAGCCCCCGCATCCGGTTATAGCTCAGGCCAAGCAATTAAGGCGATGGAAGCGGTTGCAAAAGAAACCTTACCTAATGGTTTTGGGTATGAATGGACAGGAAGTGCCTTAGAAGAACTTTCAGCCGAAAATTCTACCATTCTTATCTTTGCGTTAGGATTTGTACTGGTCTTTTTGGTGTTAGCAGCCCAATATGAAAGTTATATTGATCCAACGATTATTATGTTAACGGTTCCTTTATCCACCTTGGGGGCGTTGTTTGCGATTTGGTTTCGGGCAAATCTTCTCCAAGTGGGCGGATTTTGGCCGATTATCAGTAATGATATTTTTGCTCAAGTAGGGTTATTAATGTTAATTGGGATGGCTTCTAAAAATGCGATTCTCATTGTGGAAACAGCTAATCAATTTCGAGATTTGGGGATGAATGTGACCAAAGCAGCAGTGGAGGCAGCTAAATCCCGATTTCGTCCCATTATGATGACTTCTTTATCAGGAATTGTGGGTTATATTCCTTTAATGACGGCCGCTGGAGCAGGAGCGTTAAGTCGTTGGTCTATTGGTACCGTTAGCTTTGGGGGATATTTAATTGCCACTATCTTAAGTTTAGCGATCGCACCGATTTTGTACATCGTCATTAAGACGTTTGAGGATAAGATCCTCAGTTGA